Proteins encoded together in one Luteimonas fraxinea window:
- the alaS gene encoding alanine--tRNA ligase: MTTQTPTSTAQIRSDFLEFFKGKGHTIVPSAPLVPGNDPTLLFTNSGMVQFKDVFLGAEKRSYVRAADVQRCLRAGGKHNDLDVVGYTARHHTFFEMLGNWSFGDYFKKDAIAWAWELLTQLWKLPAERLLVTVYQTDDEAYALWRDMVGIPEERIVRIGDNKGAPFASDNFWQMADTGPCGPCTEIFYDHGPAHFGGPPGSPDEDGDRFIEIWNLVFMQFDKQSDGTLVPLPAPCVDTGMGLERLAAILQGVHSNYEIDLFQALIRKAGELTGTQDLENKSLRVIADHIRACSFLIVDGVLPSNEGRGYVLRRIIRRALRHGWMLGVRQPFFSAMVGTLDEVMGDAYPELREKRDLVERALKAEEERFAETLDAGMRIFDDIASRSSGAIPGADAFRLFDTYGFPLDLTQDIARERGLEVDMAGFDAAMQRQRETARAAGKFTSSAGLSADLVAQLSPTVFVGDDQNEADGLQILALLVGGRPVESASAGDEVVVILDRTPFYGESGGQVGDTGVIEADGVRFEVDDTQKFAGQFHGHVGRLASGTLQRGGQVRGAIDAARRGTIVLNHSATHLLHGALRDLLGTHVAQKGSLVAPERLRFDFSHFQPVTADELAEIERRVNVEVRANHPVSIEQMDMQSALDSGAMALFGEKYGERVRVVTMGESVELCGGTHVDRTGRIGLFKLVSEGGVSSGVRRVEALTGQAALDHVRSDEERMRQAAGLLGGTAGEVGERLRALLDRQKQLERELESLKAKAASGATADLGASAIDVDGIKVVAARIEGLDAKALRDAVDRLKQQLGDVVVLLAGTSDGKAALVAGVGGAATGRVKAGELLSHVAAKTGGKGGGRPDMAQGGGEDGPALLAALGEVRQWVAERLG, translated from the coding sequence ATGACCACGCAGACCCCCACCAGCACCGCCCAGATCCGCAGCGACTTCCTCGAGTTCTTCAAGGGCAAGGGCCACACCATCGTGCCCTCGGCGCCGCTGGTGCCCGGCAACGATCCCACGCTGCTGTTCACCAACTCCGGCATGGTGCAGTTCAAGGACGTGTTCCTGGGCGCCGAGAAGCGCAGCTACGTGCGCGCGGCCGACGTCCAGCGCTGCCTGCGCGCGGGCGGCAAGCACAACGATCTCGACGTCGTCGGCTACACCGCGCGTCACCACACCTTCTTCGAGATGCTCGGCAACTGGTCGTTCGGCGACTACTTCAAAAAGGACGCCATCGCCTGGGCCTGGGAACTGCTCACCCAGCTCTGGAAGCTGCCGGCCGAGCGCCTGCTGGTCACCGTCTACCAGACCGATGACGAGGCCTACGCGCTGTGGCGCGACATGGTCGGCATTCCGGAAGAGCGCATCGTCCGCATCGGCGACAACAAGGGCGCGCCGTTCGCGTCCGACAATTTCTGGCAGATGGCCGACACCGGTCCCTGCGGCCCGTGCACCGAGATCTTCTACGACCACGGTCCTGCGCATTTCGGCGGCCCGCCGGGCTCGCCCGACGAGGACGGCGACCGTTTCATCGAGATCTGGAACCTCGTCTTCATGCAGTTCGACAAGCAGTCCGACGGCACGCTGGTGCCGTTGCCTGCACCGTGTGTCGACACCGGCATGGGCCTGGAGCGCCTCGCAGCGATCCTGCAGGGCGTGCACAGCAATTACGAGATCGACCTGTTCCAGGCCCTGATCCGCAAGGCCGGCGAACTCACCGGCACCCAGGATCTGGAGAACAAGTCGCTGCGCGTGATCGCCGATCACATCCGCGCCTGCAGCTTCCTGATCGTTGACGGCGTGCTGCCGTCCAATGAGGGCCGCGGCTATGTGCTGCGACGGATCATCCGCCGCGCACTGCGCCACGGCTGGATGCTGGGCGTGCGCCAGCCGTTCTTCAGCGCGATGGTCGGCACGCTCGATGAGGTGATGGGCGATGCGTATCCGGAGCTGCGCGAGAAGCGCGACCTGGTCGAACGCGCGCTCAAGGCCGAAGAAGAACGCTTCGCCGAAACGCTCGACGCCGGCATGCGCATCTTCGACGACATCGCCTCGCGCAGCAGCGGTGCGATTCCGGGCGCGGACGCGTTCCGCCTGTTCGATACCTACGGTTTCCCGCTCGACCTCACCCAGGACATCGCGCGCGAGCGTGGCCTCGAGGTCGACATGGCCGGCTTCGATGCCGCCATGCAGCGCCAGCGCGAGACCGCGCGCGCGGCAGGCAAGTTCACCTCGAGCGCCGGCCTGTCGGCCGATCTCGTTGCGCAGCTGTCGCCGACCGTGTTCGTCGGCGACGACCAGAACGAAGCCGATGGCCTGCAAATTCTTGCGCTGCTCGTCGGCGGGCGTCCGGTCGAGTCCGCATCGGCCGGCGACGAGGTCGTTGTGATCCTCGACCGCACGCCGTTCTACGGCGAGTCCGGCGGCCAGGTCGGTGATACCGGCGTGATCGAAGCCGACGGTGTGCGTTTCGAAGTCGACGACACGCAGAAATTCGCGGGCCAGTTCCACGGCCACGTCGGCCGTCTGGCGTCGGGCACGCTGCAGCGCGGTGGTCAGGTGCGCGGCGCGATCGATGCCGCACGCCGCGGCACCATCGTGCTCAACCACAGCGCGACGCATCTGCTGCACGGCGCGCTGCGCGATCTGCTCGGCACGCACGTCGCGCAGAAGGGCTCGCTGGTCGCGCCCGAGCGCCTGCGCTTTGACTTCTCGCACTTCCAGCCGGTGACCGCGGACGAACTCGCCGAGATCGAACGTCGCGTCAACGTCGAGGTGCGCGCCAACCATCCGGTGAGCATCGAGCAGATGGACATGCAGTCCGCACTCGATTCCGGCGCGATGGCGCTGTTCGGCGAGAAGTACGGCGAGCGCGTGCGCGTTGTGACGATGGGCGAATCGGTCGAGTTGTGTGGCGGTACGCACGTCGATCGCACCGGTCGCATCGGTCTGTTCAAGCTCGTGTCCGAAGGCGGTGTGTCGTCTGGCGTGCGCCGTGTCGAAGCGCTGACCGGCCAGGCTGCACTCGATCACGTGCGCAGCGACGAAGAGCGAATGCGTCAGGCGGCTGGTCTGCTCGGCGGCACTGCCGGCGAAGTCGGCGAGCGCCTGCGCGCACTGCTCGATCGTCAGAAGCAGCTGGAGCGCGAACTCGAATCGCTCAAGGCCAAGGCCGCCAGTGGCGCGACCGCGGACCTCGGCGCGTCTGCGATCGATGTCGACGGCATCAAGGTCGTCGCCGCGCGTATCGAAGGTCTCGACGCCAAGGCGCTGCGCGATGCGGTGGATCGCCTCAAGCAACAGCTCGGCGATGTCGTCGTGCTGCTGGCCGGCACGAGCGACGGCAAGGCCGCACTGGTCGCCGGCGTCGGCGGCGCCGCGACCGGTCGCGTCAAGGCGGGCGAGCTGCTGTCGCATGTCGCGGCGAAGACCGGCGGCAAGGGCGGCGGTCGACCCGACATGGCACAGGGCGGCGGCGAAGACGGCCCGGCGCTGCTCGCGGCGCTCGGCGAAGTTCGCCAGTGGGTGGCGGAACGCCTCGGCTAA
- the csrA gene encoding carbon storage regulator CsrA: MLILTRRVGETLMIGDQVSVTVLGVKGNQVRIGITAPKDVAVHREEIYQRIHREGDGAEAQEDLPQTP, from the coding sequence ATGCTGATTTTGACCCGCCGCGTCGGGGAGACGCTGATGATTGGTGACCAGGTGTCGGTCACCGTGTTGGGCGTCAAGGGCAACCAGGTGCGCATCGGTATCACCGCACCCAAGGACGTTGCCGTGCACCGCGAGGAGATCTATCAGCGCATCCATCGCGAAGGCGATGGTGCCGAAGCGCAAGAAGATTTGCCGCAGACGCCCTGA